The following is a genomic window from Episyrphus balteatus chromosome 1, idEpiBalt1.1, whole genome shotgun sequence.
ttcataaaatactttttttacatttgcataggtaattaaattactaaaatacaaaaacaaaccatttagtactgcaaatattagacttgtaggtatttttttatactatatcttttgattttctgaaaaaaaatttcgggggggggggggttaaacccccaaaaccctaaatacggctatgtaAATGACATTAAGTGTGTGTTGCGATTTTGCAAAATTGTGTTGTTTGCGGATGATGCCTTGATATATGTAAGTGGAAAGAATGTTGAATATATGGTACAATGTTTAAATGAGGACTTGGACAGCATAAATAGATGGCTTCAaatgaataaaatgaaattaaacgtgaaaaagacaaaatgtatgaaatttaaagtGACTGAACAAATAAATGTGTGTATGGATGGAGAGAGGATTGAGTGTGTAGATAGTTTTAAATATCTTGGAGTTGTGTTGGATtcaaagttaaattttaaagagCATGGCAGATATGTGTgtgcaaaaattgcaaaaaaagttGGTTTCCTGAGAAGAGTTAGAAGAGACTTGACGTTTGAGAGTACTTTGCTGCTATATAACACTATTGTGCTACCCCATTTTAATTATTGTGCAACGGTATTGTATGCTTGTCAACAAGAGATTGTAAATAGGCTGCAAATACTTCAGAATAAAGCAATGCGAGTGATATTGAGAGTGAATGTGTATACCCCTATAAGAGTTATGTTGGATGCGTTAATTTGGATGAGTGTTAAACAAAGACTAAAATATAGTGCTATggtattaatttataaaatgaagaACAATATGGTTCCTGAGTATTTAcaaggtaatattatcaacgTCGGAGATGTGCAACCATATAATTTGCGCAATTGCGAAAACTTAAGACCAAATAGGTGCAACAGAAGCAGCACTCAGGATTCATTAATGTACATgggttttaattcatttaatggCCTTccgagtgaattaaaaaaagagctaagtataaatgttttcaaaaataaacttattcTTCATATACAAAATTGTGATTAATACATtatgttttgttcaaaaaggtTTTCTAACCTCATATACTGAGTATTTTAGGATCTAGGGCACACAACAGAGCCTAATCTCATGCAATGCAGATATAGGTACTCTTGGCTTACGCCGAGATGGTTCCAGAAactctattattattattattattattgagcTGTCTCATTGCAAATGCTCTATCTCTCATGAGACTGAGACAAAGATTTTTGTTACTatcatggaaaaaaaaacagcgccaccaaaaTAGTAATGCCGGATTTAGagccattttcttcactatttGTCAACTTGCCGCAAACTCTCAAGTTGGCCAACCCTAGAGTTGAcgcaaacttgagagttgagaGACAAGTTGacatttgtttttcttcactATTTTAAATCTCAACTGGAGATCTGAAATTTAAAACATAGCCTACTtgcgtttttaaaaatttctctgggaggaaatttttgacagtttgaggtttgataaaattttaactcaTACCGTGCGATTGTTTGAATTgaattgtgtttgtttttgtgcaaaaaaaaaaaaaaaaattataatgaccGAAAAAACAAAGTTACCAAAAGTGGTATATTCCGCAGAGGAGGAAGACTGGCTTGTTGCAAATGCTTTGCAAAATAGCTatattattgaaaacaaaaaactgatGGAGCAACGAAGCGGGATAAAGACAAAGCGTGGGAGAATATCACTAAACAGTTTAATATCGCCCCACCTGGTCAGGTTTGTACAAAAGTAATTCCAAATTTCTTTGTAAAATacctacattgttttttttcatattttaggaGAGAAGTTTAAAGTCATTGAGGGAGAAGTAcggaaaaattaaacaaaatttaaaaaacagagttttttatttttcgaaggACGCAAAGGCAACAGGTGGAGGTCcaccaaaacaaaaacttcCGGATTTGAGCGAGCCGATGaaggaattttttgaattgcTGATTCCGTCGACGTATGGGCTTTCTGCAGTGACTGGCGATAGCGACTTACCACCAACCCAAAAACTTGCCTCTCTCCCGGAGGCGCAAGTCACTGAAGACAATTCATTTCAAATAGAGGATGGAATATGTGAAAATGAAAACTGTATTGCCAACCCAAACGAGATTGAAATTGAGGTGGTGGAAGAAGCTGTCGAAGACTCTTGGGAGAGGGTTAATCCTGCGAAGCTAAGAAAACCACCCAACCCTTTGTTGACAAGGCGCCGCAAGCAAAAAATAAATGCGGAAATGGGaccttctaaaaaaatgtccaaACTGGAGGAAGAGCGAACTCAACATCGAATGAAGAAAAACGATATTGAGTTGGAAATATTAGAAATGGAAAGAGAGCGATATaaactagaaaaagaaagagcACAGTTCGACCGAGAACGTGCTATGGTTGAACTGCAGAGGGCCAAAAATTCACTAGAAGCAGATGCAGAATTTCACAAGGCTCGAATGGAGGCGTTGAAAGAGCACCCGGTTCAATCAACCCAATCGATCCCAACAGCtgccgcaaaaaaaatttatttttgaaattttattttgtttattaaatgttaattgttaattgaatattaaatattaatttattacgaatacattttttttcaatttatttattcctGGTCTAAAATTGATTGAAAGTAATGACGAATTCGAGACCTTGCGTTCCCAACCGTTCCCGAAGGTAATTGATGTTGTCTTGTTGATGGTACATTTGTATTACGCAACATATCCTCAAATCCGGGCATTTCCGGCGGAGTTTGTGGTTCCTTTTCATCGATGGCTATATTATGAAGGACGGCACAAGCAATTATAATCAATTGCACCGTCTGAACTCGGCATCTTAACCCGGTGGCCAATATTGGAAACCGTCTTTTCCAAATTCCATAGGAACGCTCCACATAATTTCGAGTTCGAATCTGAGACtcattatataaattttcaacCGAGTTTGAAACGTTTTGAAAAGGTGTCGCCAAGTAATTTGTGTTTGAGTAGCCAGAGTCACCGATTAAAATAAAGTGCTCAAATTCACCGTCTTCAAATCGTTGCCTCAAAGTTGATGAATTGAAAATACGTTGATCGTACGTGGAACCCTGAGAAAATAGAACCGAAAGTCAAGGGctttgcttttatttatttatattttataatatgTAGGTCATACCTGCCAACGAGCAACGATATCTATTATTTTCAGGTCTGCAGATGCCACGGTTTGAACGTTTATAGAGAACCAACCTTTGCGATTTCTAAAAAGTTCTGCATTGTTTCCACCTGGCGATTGGATTCTTACGTGCGTGCAATCTATTGCCTCAATTGTTCTTGGAAATTTGGCTATGTCATAAAATTCTCTTGCTGCTTGTAACCGTTCTCCTGGTGTTTCCGGCATGCGAACAAATTGGGGCGCAAGATTAGCAATTGCATTTGACACCCTCTTCAAAATACGATGCACTGTTGAAATACTTACACCAATAAAATCAGCAATGGACAACTGAATTGACCCAAGTGCATAATACCTCAGCACAATCAATAATTGGGTAATTGGTCGTAATTCGCGGGATCTTCACATATGTTTAAGTTAGTATAGTTAAAACTAAGGAAAGATATTTCACTACAAACCTTGTTTCAGTGCAAGGCAAACTATCCCTTATCAAGTCCAAGAGTAAAATCGTCGTTCGCTTTGAAATACGAAACCGGTAGATAAAATCATGGTCGTCCCATTTTTCAAGCCCTACCCGGGGACACATTTTATATTGTCTTCTTTCAATCCTTAAcaattcttcttcttcattttcgCTTCCGGAAGCAGACGATGGATGATTTTCCCAATAATAATTTTCGCGaaacattttataataaataaatttttatttacaccgaaaaattcaattcaattcaaaccgagaataatttttgacagaagattcaaaaaaatgttttacataTTTCAATTTGACAGAAAACTCTCAAGTTTGCTCTCTCAACTTCTACTATTTTCGGAAGTTGAGAAAACCAGAAGTTGACCAACTGGAGAGTTGAGAATTGAAAGTTGAAACTGTCAACTTTGA
Proteins encoded in this region:
- the LOC129907434 gene encoding putative nuclease HARBI1 isoform X2, yielding MCPRVGLEKWDDHDFIYRFRISKRTTILLLDLIRDSLPCTETRSRELRPITQLLIVLRYYALGSIQLSIADFIGVSISTVHRILKRVSNAIANLAPQFVRMPETPGERLQAAREFYDIAKFPRTIEAIDCTHVRIQSPGGNNAELFRNRKGWFSINVQTVASADLKIIDIVARWQGSTYDQRIFNSSTLRQRFEDGEFEHFILIGDSGYSNTNYLATPFQNVSNSVENLYNESQIRTRNYVERSYGIWKRRFPILATGLRCRVQTVQLIIIACAVLHNIAIDEKEPQTPPEMPGFEDMLRNTNVPSTRQHQLPSGTVGNARSRIRHYFQSILDQE
- the LOC129907434 gene encoding putative nuclease HARBI1 isoform X1, which codes for MFRENYYWENHPSSASGSENEEEELLRIERRQYKMCPRVGLEKWDDHDFIYRFRISKRTTILLLDLIRDSLPCTETRSRELRPITQLLIVLRYYALGSIQLSIADFIGVSISTVHRILKRVSNAIANLAPQFVRMPETPGERLQAAREFYDIAKFPRTIEAIDCTHVRIQSPGGNNAELFRNRKGWFSINVQTVASADLKIIDIVARWQGSTYDQRIFNSSTLRQRFEDGEFEHFILIGDSGYSNTNYLATPFQNVSNSVENLYNESQIRTRNYVERSYGIWKRRFPILATGLRCRVQTVQLIIIACAVLHNIAIDEKEPQTPPEMPGFEDMLRNTNVPSTRQHQLPSGTVGNARSRIRHYFQSILDQE